The nucleotide sequence GACCAGAATTTAGTTGTCCATGAGACGGCGGACCGTGTGGCGATACCAGATTTTGTGGGTGCATACCAGGTGGTAGACCACCTCCCGCTGGTGAAGGTAAATGTGGCGATGGATGCGGCGAttggaattgttgttgttgttgtgatgaAGGTTGTGAGCTACTATTACTGCCCTGACTATCTTGTCCAGGTGTCGAACGAGATGACGCATCAATTGGGCTCTCCGGTGGCGGATATTTCAATCCGCCAGGTTCTTGGGTCCCATATGGCGAGCCTTTGACGAGATTCTCAGCATAGGGCGAGGGTTTCATTGGTCCTCCATCATTAGGTCCTTGTGGTGGTGGAGGATATTTTAATTCTTGTGGGGGTCCATACTTGACAGCCATTGGATCGCCATATTTCAGCATTAAACTTGACTCGAAAGCAGAACGAGCCAGTGGGTGTTGCACCTCGTGTTGATAATGAGGCTTTGGCATTGCAATTCCGGGTGGAGGCGTTGCACCAGGTGGTGCACCGTGTGAAGTTGGTGGCTGCGGATCTTGAGGTGCACCGCCACCATACTTAAGCCCTACATCGCTCGGTTGGTTAGGCGGACCCGTGTATTTTCCCTCAGCATTTGTCATGGGATAAATTCCTGATACTTTCATGTCAGGCATCTTCATCGGATCACCAGGGAAACCTTTTGGTGGTTGCTGATGTGCTGAGAGATCACCCGGATACTTGCCCTGCTGTTCCATGGCAAATTTCATATCATATTTACCTGCGGCAGCcgccgccgctgctgctgctgcggctgCTTGCATTTCTTGTACTGTTCCGTACTTCATGGCGTGCTCCAGTGGCGGTGGAGGGTACTTAATGTCTTGCATTGCAAACTTGCCACCCTCATATTTGATGCCAGCTGTCGCAGCAGACTCATTGTACTTCATATCCATATCACTAGGGTATTTGTGCGTTGGTGGCGGTCCACCTAATGGCATGCCCGTTGATGGCGGAGCGTTGTTGTCGTTACTGGGCATCGACTGTTGCAGCGGTGGCCCATACTTGATTTGTCCGTCCAAAATGTAACCTGGTGGTGGTTGTGGGCCCCCTGGTGGGagatgcatatgcatatgtggCGGTTGAGGAGGGACATCGGAGCCAGCAGTTGTTTCATTAACAGATGTAGCCATTGAAGTCGGCGGCATACCCGCGGCACTTTTGCATTCCTCATTTTTGATCTCTACTTTAACTTTTAGATCTTGCGGCTCGTTGCTGTTCTGATTGCAGGTGGCATCCAAGGAATCATCCAAAGGCTCCTTCTTGATGAAAACAGCGTTTTCTTGCATATTTGCGTTGGAGCTGTTCGGTGGTAATTGCTGCTGCAATGACTCTTGCTTCATATTAGCGATCTTCTTCATCATCTCCTGCTCCTTGGTCAAATCAGCGGTAACACTACCTTCAGATACATCCATTTTCTCTAATGGATCCTTACGTTCAGTTGACAAGTCCCCGCGTCCAATGGAAGCGTTTAGCGCCTCAACAGTTGCTATGGTAGGCACCTTCATTGGTGTTGGCGGAGCACTGACTATATTCAGGCCTCCATCATTTGTATTTGTTGCAGGATCTTTTGTGTCAACGCCAACTGAATCGCCTACAGGTGTTGCTATAGCCACTTGTCCGCTAACAGGTGCctgaatattcgtttcttcatcatcatttttgatAGTCTCTTTGGTGTCTTCACCAGGCTTTTCGGATTTCTCAATTATTTCCGCCTTCGAATCGCCATCTGTCGCAGCACTATCCTCTTTTCCACCTGAGCTATCTTTGCCCTCCTTCAACGACTGCTCTACTGTATCAGTCGTATTCGACTCAGCGTCATCCAACACCGAATCAGGCCGACTGTCAGAGTTCATACTCTCTTCCGCGGGACTATCGGGACGCTTACGCTTAGCACTGTCCTTACTAAGGCTGCCATCATCGGTGATATCGCCACTACCGCCACCACTGCCAGAACCTGCGCTACCGTCCACATCGGTACGCTTCTTCTTATTCGGCGTATCCTGCTTACCGCCCGCTTTACGCTTATTAGCCGCCACCGTCGTTGTCGTATTGTTTTCGGTTGCGTTTGCTCCTTTAGTTGGTGTCTTTGGACTATCTGCAGCCGACACTGTATCTGGAGTTTCAGTACCACGTTTGGGTCGTTTACCATTCGCCACCTGTTGTGTTGTTTGTTCCTTCGTATTATTattctgttgttgctgtttattGCGTGTCCTCATTCTAGATGGTGATTCATCCCTTTTGTTTGTCAGACTGGAATCGCTGTCGCACTCGCTGATGTCGTCCTCGGTTAGAGAACTGTTCTCCTCCTTGGAGACAACGGGCGACGAGCGAGTCGAATCTGCCGCCGCTGACGCCGTCGTCGCCGTTTGTGGTTCCGGTGTATCCTCCTTCTTCGGAGGTGTATTACTAGCGCGTGTGACACGATTGCGACGCAAGGCACTTTGCCGGCGTCGACGATGAGGTCGATTATTATTGGCACCCGGTGTCTTCTTCCACAAATAGTAAAATTCCACCAATTCCGGTGTCTCTTTGTGCGGTAGTAAATCTTTGTGTATTCGAAAGAAATTCTTTCCAAATTGCCGTAAGCCCTTAATGAATTTCTTTGTTTCGTCCTCTGCCCACTTTTTATCGATACCCTTGGAAACGGGACACTTAACGAGTGCTTGAAGGGCTTTACCTGGATCGTAACCAGAATCGTGTAACTGAAAGGAGAGAGAGAAGAAGATAAGAATATATTTAATAGCATAGCGGGCGGGATGTTAGATAAGTTAACTAAAGGAGGCTTATAAAGAGGTGGTTTGTAATAACTAAGCGGGCTTTCTCAACTCTCTATTCTCTGAAAGTTTCGGAAAATAAAAAGTAGAGGAGGTCAAATGGAGGAAGCGTGGCAAATGTTTAAGTTTTCTTAGTATTAAGATTTTATACCGGCCTTGATTGATTATTGTAGTATTGTGGTATCCCACTGAGCCCATCGGAAATTGTTCAGAAATACAGCgctgctaaaaaaaaattgttttcctgttctttttttttttaatttttttttatttaagagcGCCATGCAGGCTCTTCTGGGCTTTGGGAGTAATGGTTGGTAGTAGCAAATTTCAAATATCCTCGCTACTGGGAGCAGAGATAAATTACATGATATGACTCTTCTTGATAGGCAAGTGTGCGAGTTTCAGTAGTAGAATCAAACTCACTGCCTTCCACACTTATTAGAATGCTTGTGTGATCAGCGGCACATGCTCAGGTGTTCTAGATAGATATGAGCGGCTGTGGCCAATAAGGCGGCACACGTGGCGGCATGGCGGCGAAATGCCTACATTCTTGAATGCTTCATGATTTTAATTTCCATATAAATGTCCAGTTCCATTTTCTTAAGAAGCCATTACATTCGTTCATAGCGTGCACaactacaaattaaatttttagttattaaaatttgttcaattaACTTCCAAGGAAATTACATACTTGGCACATTTGCAGCCGAACATTTAGGTCAATTAATTGTATAGGCACGACTTTACATATCGTAGCtaattgtgtatgtacaatagggTGATCCCAATTGGGcgaaattttgatattaaaaaaatattccgaaATCTTTTTAACGCTTCATTCGTTTGGGTCATGCTCATGATTCCATTATAGAAGGTAAGGTAAGTAAGCAGTTGCTCTCTATATCCCAGAAGATGAATTAGAACTTCAAATAGAAGGCAGATATTTAAGGCTATTGTTGGTATAATCACGCGATCCATTCCTTTGAAAAATTATGCTTCGGTAAAGCAATCTTGAGGGATTGCGCTTCTATGGAGCTAAGCCCTAAGGACCATATTCGCTTCTTTTTCTTCATGACCATGGAACTAAGAGGAACCATAAGAGAAATCATGAGTCAATctgaacaacaataaacaaactATTCGTTATGATAAATGTAGCGTTCACGTGCAACGAGTGTATCCTAACATTAGAGCGACAGGTGGTACTCCCTAATGGAATCTGTGACTGCCGTATATACACCGCACCTGTTGCAAAAGAGTTAAAAGTTTTCATgctaatttttttggtaaatcttATAAACGAAAAAGAATGAATGTGTAAAAAGATAAAACGACTTAACTGTGTTAGCACAAGtgtgtatttttaatttgcttttttctacttataaagggtctttcaaaagtggcaCCTAGATTTCAGTAGCGAATAACTCCTAGACGGtatctttttttatgtcatctttgacatttgtcaagtagacagatataCAGTTTTATACGATAGAATAGCACTTAAAGTTTTTGAAACTTAGGAACAACATTTCgcgaaattcgtaattttttttgttggagataatcgtccgaatgagtgcTCAATTCAAaagttagtgaaaaaatttcaataaactggTTCtgccgaggatagaaaaagcacTGGCAGATCAAAAACTGGAAAGGGGAAAGTGAGCCAGCaaaataacatttaattttgggggaagttgaaagtttttcctggataaatttttacttgtacgatcttgcaagtgagaaaaacaactgatcgcaaagtaaaaataaacacgaattaaaattcacgaatcgaattaaagtcctaaatttaaataaaaatgttgattaaaACTGAGAAGGCAAGTAAATACATTTTAGataaaatgtataaagtttATTTGCAGACATATTACATAAACAGGAATCAGAAATAATATAGAGGTATGTagtgaaggagaacggtcgccaaacaaGTCGTGAATTGGCGTAAAAAATGAACTgagatcataaaacgattctcaatcaccttcattcaatgggatttatcaaaaaattgggagcctgggtgcctcacgagctcaacaaaAGCGCACAatgaaagtcgccttcaaattagttctcagcatctcgcccgccatcgagcgacacgcggtcataaaaagcgctttttgtaccgaatcgtcacgagagatgagaaatggtgcctatacagcCATATGAAGCAAAAAAGGGGTGGGTGACTCCAGgaaatacgccaaagccgagagtcgagccggatcttcatccaaagaagatcaggGCATGTGTTTAGTaagactgggagggcatggtgcactgggaaatgctcgaaaagaatgccatggTCAACAAGGAGTTCTACAAGCCAAGCTACACTGCGTGAATGCGGCTATTCGATTGAAaacacctgatcgacatggtcaaaccaaaCTTCTTCACGTACCGCCAGGCcctatgttgcacaagtcgtcaaagccacactctaagagctcgaatgggagataCTTTACCATCCGTCATATTCtacggaccttgcaccgaccaatTACCAACTTTTCCGCTTCCTGTCAAACCATACGAagagcgttaccttcgataataaAGATGGCCTTAAAAACTGaatcaacaacttctttgacaccagacaaGGCAATTTTTGGCGGAGCGGTATCAACAAGTTGGTCGAGAGGGGGGAAGAGCAACAGCCAAtatattgattaacttattgatataattattgttttttgtttaaataaaagtcttcggtaaaaacggtaagaacttattccccaacctaattcTTCTAAACCACAGCCTCCAGTCACCGTTACTGCAGATTCCGAAATGCAAATCGGAAGCATTGAaggtattttttgtgttttattcttgTACTTCTTGGCTATTAACTAATTTGccataatattttcatatagcTACATGCACACACGGAAACAAAGGAAAattatttgttgaattttttttaaaggggGCAGCTCCTTTCACACTTTTTCAACTCTtttccctcttttttttttttttttttttttttgctttataaattcatttacaatctaacgaaaagcttttaaatgttttaagcttaatggaaagtctaaaaagtctctataaagtcagtgaagtgTTGTGAAGAACGGAAACTTAatcccattttttttatattttttttttatatttttttttttttttttttattttaattttttttttttttcaagaaaatttttgtgtactcatttaagcatgaatattaatatgtaatttatttttaaataataaataccctAAGTTTACAgtgaaaccaaaaaattattgaaaaactcgTCTGGAGGAGCTGCCCTTTTaatttaaggggtaacaccactgtacacgcgtaaaataaacacgatttttaaagaatttttttgtacagaaaGAAAGGGAAaggaatcactctgatttgggaagttattacttatatactaaaatacaaaactacaaagtttgatcgaaaaattttacaaaatggcggcattggagacatttttgtaatgtggtttctcttgaaggagctccgcggcacgcagcacagagggtgcaaattttaatctggaacaaagaaacattttttttcttaatctagataaaaatagctagagaaacacggaggggatttaaaaaatatttatttttgtggaattagcaagcatttgaaggaaaaaactctattttggactaaaagaaacggcatttaaataattataacaatcgtttaaattaatctatcgaaaaacccctacgctcttctcttaagaaggttattatacagacgtagtgaaaaacctgattcaaactattaaaaattgtttgagttatgctgcgtgccaatttcagaaaacgtgttttgagaaaaacgcatttaaggtatggaaatttggagaagtcgttaggtagcaggcactaacgcttggttaaaagcttaaaatatttatgaaataaacttcggtaacgtataaaactttttgttctgtattttaatttatttagaaacaacatctaggcgcgtcatTTGAAAGACTCTTTATATTTCTAGTGAGCAAACCACCAAAAGCCCATTAAGAGTTCACACAATTGGTAATGTATGTTACTATGTGTGTACTTGTCATAttatgtacatgtatacatatacatatatacagggtccggcactcgaagtgtaatcaactTCAGACAACTCgcacagctgatgcacgggcagcagctgtctgttagttggctaaatgacagtccagagtattgtttacaagcgcgcggttccccgacgaagtgccaatcaaatggcgaaagaactgaacatATTTGACCGTAGcattcgccgcatactgaaaaatgaactctaagtcaagtcttacaagatccaaaaggggCAAGATCTCactccaaagcagcaacaagtcagttGAGAGAGccaaggagttgcttcgctggGCCAAAAGCGGTCAGTTTCCGAACATTATGTTTTCTGacaagacaatttttcaaattgagccattcgtaaactcccaaaacgataggatttAGTTGATcgaccattcatacgagaatttgaaccATCAATTGGCCACTTGGAGGCAGCAcccaccacaggtaatggtttggggtgcTGTTaccacagatgggcgctctctaatcgttttcatcgaaactggcgttaaggtaaatgtgaaatattaccgggaaagtattctggaggttgctctGAAGCCgggggcagacaaacatttcgctggcagaccatggacgtttcaataggactcggcaccgtctcacaaagctcgagtaagccaagaatggctaaaaacaacgttccgaacttcataacgtccacacaatggctctcaaatgcatcagacgcgaatccgatggattattctctttgggcctctttggagagcaaggtccgaactaaaagattcactagtctcgaggtgctgaaaaaagccattgtgcgcgagtgggtcaaaatacctgcaagtcaaaTTCGGTCacaaggtggtcatatcgagcaaaagtaaattaattcataattttatattattttcacgcattttgaataaaagtaaatttccaaactaaatgtatggccttttttattggttacacttcgagtgccggaccctgtacatatgcatgtaggtGTGGTACTTACAATATCCAAAGCGTTAATTGTTGTATCGTCACGACTAGCAGCTAAACAACCGTCTTCTAGTCCTCCATCACACATTCCTGAAAGTAAACAATAGTTTGTGAATAAAGCGTCAAtacatgtaattaaaaaaaataggaatAATAAAGCGGTTTCACACAATTTCTCACCTTGAAATGCAGCCATAGAACGCGCCGCACGCAAAAACATTAACAAATCCCCATCGGCCACAATGCCTGGACTCCATCTTGATTCTTCTAATTCGCGTTCGTCGCTCTCTTTGTCAACAGGGAAGCTTGAAATTGGATTATAATCGGGCAATTTTGCCTTTGGTGTCCATAAAACAATTTCACAATTAGTAAAACTTGTATGCATTGCAgggttatttaatattatacacTTTTCTATGTGATTACTTTTCGtggtttcattaaattttattattcatttatatatttgcatTAGTATTATCattactttatttatattatatttactgttGATTAACTGTTTCCatttattatctatttttaCTACGATTTTCTCATTTACatacacaacagcaacaaaatactCTACCATtacagcatttttaataataccATTCAATATGAATGTCTACACATAcaattgcatacatatatacatatatatgttatacatatgtagatgaaATGAATGACTGATGTTTGGAAGGATTGGGATTGGAATTGGGGTGAAAATCAAAACATATTATTAGAAACCCACTCGTTGCTAGTTTTGCTTTTGCTGCCAGCCAATACGCCAACAACAACGTCAACACAACGAACGGGTTAAGtgactttattattttactaattGTCAATTATTGTGAGCCAATTATGGGTGGAAATAATACTATGAtgctatgtatatgtattgtatgtaggATTTATATTGGTATTGAGCAAGTAATGCGATGTGGAACCAAAGATgtacgaatataaaaaattaaaattgcaaaaacaacaaaaaaattacaataaattacaCAGCTGCTGTCAGCTTACAAGCAATGCCTAGACAAATGCCGATTGCAAAGTCTTCGTTCGCTATTGATTAGCTACGGAAATACGCTCTGAACGTGTTGCTACTTGCGAGAGTAAGTatagtaaattaaaacaaaaacaaaaaaaattactcaattaTTTAGTTGTTTATTGAGCAAGTATCAAGCTCGTAATTTGTAAGCGTTTAGCGCGCATAAATGTTTTCGAATGATATGCAGATTAGAAAAAAGTACTATTTAATTCTTaactaagcaaataaatattgataaaaaattccTTTAATGACTCCGACACCGCTATTTGCAAATCAAAGCCTCGTGATTAGCTTGAGGAAGGTCGGTGGCGGCggttccaaaaaacaaaaaaaaaaaaagaaacaggcGAAAGGGAAAGACAACAGTCGATTCCGACCCacatttatatccgaccaaggactgtgcAGGATTTATGCAATGAACAAGCCGGATTTTACCCACGCCGTTCATGCGTCGATCACGTAAACACCCAAGAGTGATTGTTGAGGTGGAGTAGCGCTCTCCTCTACATCTATGCTTCATCGACTTCGAGAAGTCGTTCGACACTTTAAGGCATGCCGCAATCTGGAGTGTTCTCGCCTGCAAAAGAGGGCCCGGAAAAATAATCAGGATTGGTCCACGAGCGCTTGCTGCCGTGTTAGCCATGAAAATGCTTTGAGTGTCAGTATTGAAGTGCAAAACGGGGTCAGACAGGGCTGTGTGCTTTCGCCACTGTTATGCAATTTAGTCTTGAACCAAGTTATGCAGCAAACTTGCGCGGAGAATAGGGGCATAGACTGGGGATGGAACGGACATCTAGAAGACCTGGACTACGCGAATGATATATGCCTGATGGAGCACCAACACTCGCATATATCTTCAAAGTTGCATGCAGTCAGCGCTTTTGCAGCTCAAACAgggtaaaaaaacaacattgccaaaacaaaatttatttatttaaacaccAACGAAACGTGCACCACCttagaagaaataaatgaaatatgctACCTCGGCAGCATTATCACAAAAAATAGCGGATCAGCAGTAGATATTCGCAACCGAAAAATCACTTCAGTAGGGAGTCAAAACAATCGTTATCTGAGTGAACAGCAACTGGTGAATCTCGTTCAAAACGCCAGAAAGTGCAACAATTGGCTGGAAAGGTTATGGGATTGGTATTTTGGAATGTGGATGGCgtaatattcatcgactatcttgAGAAGCGAAATACCATCAACAAAGACTATTATACaggatccggcactcgaagtgatGTACGGGCATCAACTGTCTGTTAATTGACTAGAAGGCAGTCCAAagaattgtttacaagcgcgcagaAGCATTtggccgagagtaaacgcgaaaaaagaaaatcagtaatggatttcaagcgtaatagtgtgattgcattataattggctggaaaatcacaaccaacgaTTGcttgtgagctcgagcaccttaaaataaatacaatttttgtttatcgcaccattactagTTAAAATGATGCTGGTAGCATCGCCAAACGTCATGAAGtaggtcatcaaaagactgcaatgtcacgtgaaatggttcaaaaagtgaagaagcgaattgagcgaaatccccgacgaagtgccaatcaaatggcgaaagaactgaaaatatttcaccgtagcatccgccgcatactgaaaaatcacCTCAAAGTCaggccttacaagatccaaaaggcgcaagatctcacaccaaagcagcaacaagagagcgaaggagttacttcgcttggccgaaagcgatcaatttccaaacattgtgttttctgacaagacaatttttcaaattgagcaattcgtaaactctctAAATGATAGGGTTTCTTTGATCGACCGTtcttacgagaatttgagtcatcgattggccaccaggaggtagTACCCGtcacaagtaatggtttgggacgctataaccgcagatgggtgctctccaatcgttttcatccaGCCTGACGTCAAGATAAATGCAAAATGTTATCGTAAAAGTGATCTGGAGATTGCTTTAAATccatgggcagacaaacatttcagtggcagaccatggacgtttcaacaggactcggcaccgtttcACAAAGCTCAAGTAAACCaataatggctaaaaaacatcgTTCCGATCTTCATAACGTCCATAAAATGGCTCTGACATTCACCAGATACGAAGGCGATGGATTATTccttttgggccattttggaaagcaaggtccgaactataagattcaccagtttcgaggcgagtggaccaaaatacctgcaagtctcattcgggcagcttgcgattcgtttctggagcgactcaaggccatagtcaaggcaaaaggtggtggtcatatcgagcaaatgtaaattgattcttaattttctattattttcacacattttttactttgagttgaataaaaataaatttccaaactaaatttatggcctttttaattggttacacttcaagtaCCGGACCCTGTATGGCGTTATTGGAGCGTTTGAAGGCCGACATTGCAAAGAAACGTCCgcatatggcaaaaaaaaatttccatcaggacaacacacagtgtcacaagtcaatcaaaacaatggccggtaagaaatttcgcttgaatgaagaggttatcgctgaaagtGAGGCCTATTTTAAGGAAAAAGGTAAATCCTTCTACAAAAGTTGtttttgaaatgttagagcggcactGAAATTATTACGTTGTTTTTTATGGGAACTACGttaatgaataaagctaattttgaacaaaaacaaacaacgaaACAAATCTGCTGCAATTCTAAATTTAATCATCTAATCAATTAGTCCATTTTCCACATTCGACTAATTCGCTAAGCTTCTGTATAAATGCACATACAAATAACTGGCACGGCGCAAAACTAGCCGacaattaaatttcaattaacgCATATTTGTCGTGAACTAGGTATTTGCATATCCTATTAAttgcaaatcaatttttttttttaaatacaaaaccaCCTTAATGCGATTATACGATTAGTGCTAATTACATAGGCATAATCACGAGAAATTACCAAGTtaattataacaataaaaattaaatcatgaAATAAAGACcgcaaaacaataaaataacgaaacaacaaaattatagtaAACTCGACAGACATCAAGTACTCATACACGGAAAAATACTTTTGCCTCCACTAtatatacagatacatatatacatcgATATGTATTATactgttatatgtacatacatacgaacaagTAACGCTACAACAACTTGTCAGCCATGTCAACAGACAACCAGCAAATTAAAATGAGAATTATTACATCGCGCAATGGCTCTACCCAACGCAaagtagcaacaacaatttacaaaaaacaaaaaaaaaaacacttttcctTCAGAGAACCAAAATAGCACatacaaagagaaaaaaaattaaatattaaaaaacaaaaaatcatgactagtgcaaataaattttggtacGATTATGATTACTATTGGTttcgatttgatttgatttggtttgatgaaaattttgaatttgaaaaatagaCTTGTTACCGTGAGATTTTCGTGagttatgtacgtacatagacATCGTTTACCTGGTGGCCGGGACCCACTCGAATTTCTCCCTGAGTGGAGGCCGCCATTACCCTTTAAAGACACGCTTCCGGTCCAGTGTTAAGCTTTTTATTGCCCTCTATGATGAAAATATGCAAACTGTAAAAGagagaaagaaaacaaaatgcagaaacagcattagtcaaaataaagatgatATTTAcatggtacatacatacatacatgcatacatacatgcatacatacatacatacatgcatacatacatacatacatacatatgtacatacatatattacataaatgcaTCGGGTGTTTtcttttagctgcatgaaaacTATCAATaacgataactatggtttgacagctgagaatgacaaactgtgttggcatttctgttcagagaggtttggcaagtcatca is from Anastrepha ludens isolate Willacy chromosome 4, idAnaLude1.1, whole genome shotgun sequence and encodes:
- the LOC128860023 gene encoding arginine-glutamic acid dipeptide repeats protein isoform X1, with the protein product MAASTQGEIRVGPGHQVNDVYAKLPDYNPISSFPVDKESDERELEESRWSPGIVADGDLLMFLRAARSMAAFQGMCDGGLEDGCLAASRDDTTINALDILHDSGYDPGKALQALVKCPVSKGIDKKWAEDETKKFIKGLRQFGKNFFRIHKDLLPHKETPELVEFYYLWKKTPGANNNRPHRRRRQSALRRNRVTRASNTPPKKEDTPEPQTATTASAAADSTRSSPVVSKEENSSLTEDDISECDSDSSLTNKRDESPSRMRTRNKQQQQNNNTKEQTTQQVANGKRPKRGTETPDTVSAADSPKTPTKGANATENNTTTTVAANKRKAGGKQDTPNKKKRTDVDGSAGSGSGGGSGDITDDGSLSKDSAKRKRPDSPAEESMNSDSRPDSVLDDAESNTTDTVEQSLKEGKDSSGGKEDSAATDGDSKAEIIEKSEKPGEDTKETIKNDDEETNIQAPVSGQVAIATPVGDSVGVDTKDPATNTNDGGLNIVSAPPTPMKVPTIATVEALNASIGRGDLSTERKDPLEKMDVSEGSVTADLTKEQEMMKKIANMKQESLQQQLPPNSSNANMQENAVFIKKEPLDDSLDATCNQNSNEPQDLKVKVEIKNEECKSAAGMPPTSMATSVNETTAGSDVPPQPPHMHMHLPPGGPQPPPGYILDGQIKYGPPLQQSMPSNDNNAPPSTGMPLGGPPPTHKYPSDMDMKYNESAATAGIKYEGGKFAMQDIKYPPPPLEHAMKYGTVQEMQAAAAAAAAAAAAGKYDMKFAMEQQGKYPGDLSAHQQPPKGFPGDPMKMPDMKVSGIYPMTNAEGKYTGPPNQPSDVGLKYGGGAPQDPQPPTSHGAPPGATPPPGIAMPKPHYQHEVQHPLARSAFESSLMLKYGDPMAVKYGPPQELKYPPPPQGPNDGGPMKPSPYAENLVKGSPYGTQEPGGLKYPPPESPIDASSRSTPGQDSQGSNSSSQPSSQQQQQFQSPHPSPHLPSPAGGGLPPGMHPQNLVSPHGPPSHGQLNSGLPPGSSGPPQPSSLHHPHLTPPPNNSQQLQGHSQSSIASSMPPTSVGAPPPLSTVAPSGLHPQHIPPSHLQQLHRQHPDMSSGIHPHAPIPLALQGHDPRGGPPLPTHQIPPQQQQSSTVRTPSPAQQPQPRNLHEERIGPNSGPPSGQSREPPTSQASMLPQQSPHAHRSSPLSGMPGNPPPGLIGHPMPIHPHLAHLPPGHPAHAAVAGVGHPGHQILSHTMAGLGPGGGPIALLAGPPSLTGMPESALSRRTPPSHIAQPHSSSAPPHSSVAVSLASTTTSASSAPSTNTVPSSAFSRASPSVQGPNSNIGGPQSVGGPGSGGTPGSSSAHRSASPASSVGSLSRQSPLHPVPQSPLSHHPSSSALTAAAVAVAERDRHALLRQQSPHMTPPPVSSASTLMASPLSKMYCPQPNQRVLGTSPPPHLRPGASPPVIRHPQMPLPLPLIPPGAGIPQIGVHPGQSPYPHPLLHPSMFYSPHHHNPFNYGYGPYGPGFPAAYMKPPQPGGPLDPASVLGAHHPGLPGPPPTRPDDPAMAAAAAAAAEKQAVVAHQLKQQQQQHQQHQQQQAAAQAQAQAQAQAQAQAQAQAQAQAQAQAQAQAQNKPPTPKTPQGNNSGGGPPGSSHSTPTGLPPAGYPGSHLGGYPPPPHSSPFQDGQQMGLKPTTHMDALRAHAHSANLGAPHHPTEPLPIDIEPDPEPEIPSPTQNLPRGPSPEAKPDDTECHRSQSAIFVRHIDRGDYNSCTRTDLIFKPVADSKLARKREERDRKLAEKERERRQQQQQQQQQQQQQAVAAQQAAQQAKLKAELKPPYADTPALRQLSEYARPHVAFRWVPVEQMVPYHHPMGPIYSRERELEEIKNAQVAAASQSRLDPHWMEYYRRGMHPSQFPLYANPAAISQMERERLGIPPPHHVGLDPGEHMIRLTREYHAHSHTHLHLPLPSQPQPPEAGFQLPPNVGQYPRPSMLMPREPDVLLRMSYADQLQYLQAAEFQRQSLHEQYFRQRPR